One genomic region from Mytilus trossulus isolate FHL-02 chromosome 9, PNRI_Mtr1.1.1.hap1, whole genome shotgun sequence encodes:
- the LOC134685347 gene encoding aromatic-L-amino-acid decarboxylase-like, whose protein sequence is MDAKEFRKRGREMVDYIADYLENIRERDVVHTVSPGYLKDLLPEEAPKDPENFDEVFKDIERVIMPGVTHWHSPYFHGYFAPGSSYPSILGDMLSDAIGCIGFSWVTSPACTELEVVTTDWLGKMIGLPEEFLHCTEGPGGGVIQSTASETVLLCLLAARTRIVNKYKKENPEMNEVEIMSKLVGYCSTQANSSVERSGLLGAVQMVKLIPDSKHSVRGETLRQAIKRDKDKGNIPFFICVSLGTTGTCAFDNLAEIGPICEEEGIWLHIDAAYAGSAFVCPEFRHYMKGIEYAETISINPHKWMLINFDLSVMWIKDSTLLVDAFNVDPVYLKHVNQGKVPDYRHWQIPLGRRFRSLKLWFMLRSYGVSGVQSYIRKHVNLAKQFEKLAREDGRFEIVAEVVMGLVCFKLKGPNELNEKLMEEIIEDKRIFLIPAFDKNVYFLRFAVCAERTNSKDVDYSFSVIRDCANNVLAVHSKTPLKHTPVVVDIDQQPRYKGKMISHNQDFDDEI, encoded by the exons ATGGACGCCAAAGAGTTTAGAAAACGTGGACGAGAAATGGTAGATTACATCGCGGATTACCTCGAAAATATACGAGAACGTGACGTGGTTCACACCGTTTCTCCTGGATACCTTAAAGATCTCTTACCAGAAGAAGCACCTAAAGATCCAGaaaattttgatgaagtttTCAAAGATATTGAACGAGTGATAATGCCCGGT GTAACGCATTGGCATAGTCCATATTTCCACGGATATTTTGCTCCTGGGAGTTCCTATCCATCCATTCTTGGTGACATGTTATCCGATGCTATTGGTTGTATTGGATTTTCTTGG GTGACAAGTCCTGCTTGTACAGAACTGGAAGTCGTCACCACAGACTGGCTCGGCAAAATGATAGGTCTGCCTGAAGAATTTCTACACTGTACTGAAGGACCAGGGGGCGGAGTCATACAG TCCACAGCAAGTGAAACAGTCCTTTTATGTCTATTAGCAGCGAGAACCCGTATTGTTAATAAATACAAGAAAGAAAATCCAGAAATGAACGAAGTTGAGATCATGTCAAAACTTGTTGGTTACTGTTCTACACAg gcaAACTCGTCTGTTGAACGGTCTGGGCTGCTTGGAGCTGTACAAATGGTTAAGCTTATTCCTGACAGTAAACACAGCGTTCGAGGGGAGACGCTAAGACAAGCTATAAAACGGGATAAAGATAAAGGCAACATACCATTTTTT ATCTGCGTATCTTTGGGAACAACAGGAACATGTGCTTTTGACAACTTAGCAGAAATTGGACCTATCT GCGAAGAGGAAGGTATATGGCTACATATAGACGCAGCTTATGCAGGCAGTGCCTTTGTTTGTCCAGAGTTCAGACATTACATGAAAGGAATAGAG TATGCAGAGACTATTAGCATTAATCCACACAAATGGATGTTGATAAACTTCGACCTATCCGTAATGTG GATAAAAGACAGCACACTATTAGTAGATGCTTTTAATGTTGATCCAGTTTACCTTAAACACGTGAACCAAGGAAAAGTGCCAGATTACAGG caCTGGCAGATTCCACTAGGACGCCGATTTCGATCTTTGAAATTATGGTTTATGCTTCGTTCATATGGTGTTTCAGGAGTTCAATCTTACATCAGGAAG CATGTTAACTTGGCAAAGCAATTTGAAAAGTTAGCAAGAGAAGATGGACGTTTTGAGATAGTTGCAGAAGTTGTTATGGgacttgtttgttttaaattaaaa GGTCCAAATGAACTTAATGAAAAACTGATGGAAGAAATCATTGAAGACAAGCGGATATTCCTCATTCCGGCATTTGACAAAAACGTGTATTTCCTCCGCTTTGCCGTATGTGCAGAACGTACAAATTCTAAAGATGTAGACTATTCCTTTAGTGTAATCAGAGATTGTGCTAATAATGTGTTGGCTGTGCATTCAAAGACTCCATTGAAACATACCCCAGTTGTTGTTGATATTGACCAACAGCCAAGATATAAAGGAAAGATGATAAGTCATAATCAGGACTTTGACGACGAGATTTAG
- the LOC134685356 gene encoding electron transfer flavoprotein regulatory factor 1-like, which translates to MSGKNLRPRVIELYKTLLYYGKEYPLGYDYFRERLKKAFLGNKDVTDPEKIEQLIARGEFVKKEIEALYMLRKYRTLKKRYYSDEKKN; encoded by the exons ATGTCTGGAAAGAATTTGAGGCCAAGAGTTATTGAATTATACAAAACT ttACTGTATTATGGGAAGGAATATCCACTAGGTTATGACTACTTTCGGGAGAGATTGAAGAAAGCGTTTCTGGGTAATAAAGATGTGACAGACCCAGAAAAGATTGAACAGTTAATAGCTCGAGGAGAGTTTGTCAAGAAAGAAATTGAAGCTTTATATATGCTGAGAAAATACAGAACATTAAAAAAGAGATATTATTCGgatgaaaaaaagaattga